One Jeotgalicoccus saudimassiliensis DNA window includes the following coding sequences:
- the pruA gene encoding L-glutamate gamma-semialdehyde dehydrogenase, which yields MIPYKHEPFSDFSLDENKNALSKGFETVKKDFGSEYPLIINGERILTDKKLESYNPAKKSEIIGDMSQAGEKEALQAMDAAKETFKEWRKSSFEFRSDVLFKAAAIVRKRKFEFTALLVKEAGKPWKEADADTAEAIDFLEYYARQNLELKDGRKVESRPGEYNRFNYIPLGVGLVISPWNFAFAIMAGTTAAALVTGNTVLLKPSSKASVIAYKFMEVLEEAGMPNGVVNFIPGSSREIGDLLVEHKDTAFVSFTGSRDVGVNIYEKAAIVQDGQVNLKRVIAEMGGKDTIVVDSSADLELAAGAIVKSAFAFSGQKCSACSRVIALDDIHDELLEKVVEKTKELTIGDPEADIYMGPVIDDASVKKIEKYIEIGKEEGKLEVGGTIDNETGHFVNPTVFSGLKHDDRLMQEEIFGPVVGFAKASNFTEAIEFANDTDYGLTGAVITKNREHIEEARRDFMVGNLYFNRDCTGAIVGYHPFGGFKMSGTDSKAGGPDYLQLHMQGKTTSEML from the coding sequence ATGATACCGTACAAACACGAACCATTTTCAGATTTTTCGTTAGACGAGAACAAAAATGCGTTAAGCAAGGGGTTTGAAACAGTTAAGAAAGACTTCGGATCGGAATATCCGTTAATCATTAACGGTGAGCGTATCCTTACTGATAAAAAGCTCGAGTCATACAACCCGGCGAAGAAATCAGAAATCATCGGTGACATGTCTCAGGCTGGTGAAAAAGAAGCATTGCAGGCAATGGATGCTGCGAAAGAAACATTTAAAGAGTGGAGAAAATCATCATTTGAGTTCCGTTCAGATGTACTTTTCAAAGCTGCTGCAATCGTTCGTAAGAGAAAATTCGAATTTACGGCACTCCTTGTAAAAGAAGCAGGTAAACCTTGGAAAGAGGCGGATGCAGATACTGCTGAAGCAATCGACTTCCTTGAGTACTATGCAAGACAAAACCTTGAATTAAAAGACGGACGTAAAGTTGAATCACGTCCGGGCGAGTACAACAGATTCAATTATATTCCTTTAGGTGTCGGCCTTGTAATTTCCCCATGGAACTTCGCATTTGCGATCATGGCAGGAACGACAGCTGCTGCACTCGTAACAGGAAACACAGTATTATTAAAACCATCATCCAAAGCATCTGTAATTGCTTATAAATTTATGGAAGTTCTTGAAGAAGCAGGCATGCCAAACGGCGTTGTTAACTTCATCCCGGGCTCAAGCCGTGAAATCGGTGACCTGTTAGTTGAACACAAAGATACAGCATTCGTATCATTCACAGGTTCAAGAGACGTTGGTGTTAACATCTACGAGAAAGCTGCAATCGTTCAGGACGGCCAGGTTAACCTTAAACGTGTAATCGCTGAAATGGGCGGTAAAGATACAATCGTTGTCGACAGCAGTGCAGACCTTGAGCTTGCAGCAGGGGCGATCGTTAAATCAGCATTCGCATTCAGCGGACAAAAATGTTCGGCTTGTTCACGTGTAATCGCACTTGACGATATTCACGATGAACTACTTGAAAAAGTAGTTGAGAAAACTAAAGAATTAACTATCGGCGACCCTGAAGCGGATATCTATATGGGGCCGGTAATCGACGATGCTTCAGTTAAGAAAATTGAGAAGTATATCGAAATCGGTAAAGAAGAAGGTAAACTGGAAGTTGGCGGTACAATCGACAACGAAACAGGACACTTCGTTAACCCGACTGTATTCTCAGGACTTAAGCACGACGACCGCTTAATGCAGGAAGAAATCTTCGGACCTGTAGTAGGCTTTGCGAAAGCATCTAACTTCACAGAAGCGATTGAATTCGCTAATGATACAGACTACGGTCTGACAGGTGCTGTAATTACGAAAAACAGAGAGCACATTGAAGAAGCACGCCGTGACTTCATGGTAGGTAACTTATACTTCAACCGTGACTGTACCGGTGCAATCGTTGGATACCACCCATTCGGCGGATTCAAGATGTCGGGTACAGACTCTAAAGCAGGCGGACCGGATTACCTTCAGTTACACATGCAGGGTAAAACGACTTCAGAAATGCTTTAA
- a CDS encoding amidohydrolase, with the protein MTTIKENLVEMRRRFHRFPEVGFTEFITTYEIYKVLKQMDYTLYLGDDVLLRSARVGVPGPEMFTKSAERAKQYGVPEEFLEQVKEGTTGVVATLDTGVPGPHFAARFDIDGLPITESTDENHVPAGEKFISLHEGEMHACGHDGHITTGLFLADYINANKASLKGRFTIIFQPAEESVRGAKSVVEKGWLDDVDYFFSGHLGIRNLPVGTVSAGTTDFLASSKFDVKFTGKSAHAGVEPDAGNNSLLAAAAAALNLNAIARHGDGSTRINVGTMRAGSGRNVIADFALMEIETRGETTELNHYMYEKAKTVIQAAADMYENDVEIIGMGEAPDAACSAELITAVKEAVKNNRLITDLKDTLPLGASEDVTMMMERVLEKNGKATYMLFPFELKYGHHHPKFDLDESVLHVAISAYIDIVNSLMKRD; encoded by the coding sequence ATGACGACGATAAAAGAAAATTTAGTTGAGATGCGCCGCAGATTCCACCGTTTTCCGGAAGTCGGATTTACAGAGTTTATAACAACGTATGAAATATACAAAGTGCTGAAACAGATGGATTACACGCTTTATCTCGGCGATGATGTGCTGCTTAGAAGTGCACGGGTCGGTGTGCCGGGACCTGAGATGTTTACTAAAAGTGCTGAACGGGCAAAACAGTACGGCGTGCCGGAAGAATTTCTGGAACAAGTTAAAGAAGGCACGACCGGTGTAGTAGCGACACTCGATACGGGTGTGCCGGGACCGCATTTTGCAGCCCGTTTTGATATCGACGGACTGCCGATCACAGAATCGACGGATGAGAATCACGTTCCGGCCGGTGAGAAGTTTATCTCACTGCATGAAGGTGAAATGCACGCATGCGGTCATGACGGTCACATCACAACCGGGTTATTTTTAGCGGACTATATAAATGCCAACAAGGCATCCCTTAAAGGCAGGTTCACGATTATTTTCCAGCCGGCGGAAGAGAGTGTCCGCGGTGCGAAGTCTGTCGTTGAAAAAGGCTGGCTCGATGATGTGGATTACTTCTTCTCGGGACACCTCGGCATCAGAAATTTACCTGTCGGCACGGTCAGTGCCGGAACGACCGATTTTCTTGCAAGTTCAAAGTTCGATGTGAAGTTTACAGGGAAGTCCGCTCACGCAGGTGTTGAGCCGGATGCCGGCAACAACTCGCTGCTCGCAGCAGCGGCTGCAGCACTGAACCTGAATGCGATCGCACGTCACGGTGACGGTTCAACACGTATTAACGTAGGTACGATGCGGGCGGGAAGCGGCAGGAATGTCATTGCCGATTTTGCGCTTATGGAAATTGAAACCCGCGGTGAAACGACCGAATTGAATCATTATATGTATGAAAAAGCGAAAACGGTCATTCAGGCAGCGGCGGATATGTATGAAAATGACGTTGAAATTATCGGAATGGGTGAAGCGCCTGATGCAGCCTGTTCAGCTGAATTGATTACGGCTGTTAAAGAAGCTGTAAAAAACAACAGGCTGATAACAGATTTAAAAGACACGCTGCCGCTCGGTGCGTCGGAAGATGTCACGATGATGATGGAAAGAGTACTGGAGAAAAATGGAAAAGCGACGTATATGCTGTTTCCATTTGAACTGAAATACGGTCATCACCACCCGAAATTTGATTTGGATGAGAGCGTTTTACATGTTGCCATATCAGCATATATCGATATTGTGAATTCGCTCATGAAAAGGGACTAA
- a CDS encoding M20 metallopeptidase family protein produces MEISKDIINDAVEFRRVLHLNPELSTEEYETSKRIQAKLDEFNIPYQTGFAGTGVLGIIKGEQPGKVIGIRADIDALPITETSGEAFTSLKDGVMHACGHDAHTSMLLHAGKVLNENKDKIKGTILLIFQPAEELSPTGGAKRMMEDGVFNEYKPDMLLAQHVWPDLEVGQFGVMAGPIMGNSDRFKIKITGSGGHASMPHSTTDAIIVGNQVVSALQTIVSRNADPMKPAVVTVGRFDAGTKHNVIAETAILEGTIRTQSDDTKALAKKRFFEIVEQVTSAMGASAEIEFFDGYPATVNDTEWAAQLKKSINNLYGEKATPAVLPSLAGEDFSRFLQEYPGVYYWLGTSVGEGQKPLHNPGFKLNEDAFEYGITAMIHMALDSLEKLAVE; encoded by the coding sequence ATGGAAATCAGTAAAGATATTATTAATGATGCGGTTGAATTCAGAAGGGTGCTTCATCTCAATCCTGAGCTGAGCACAGAAGAATATGAAACTTCAAAACGCATTCAGGCAAAACTGGATGAATTTAATATTCCATATCAGACAGGTTTTGCAGGTACCGGAGTACTCGGCATTATTAAAGGTGAACAGCCGGGGAAAGTAATCGGCATAAGAGCGGATATTGATGCGCTGCCGATTACGGAAACTTCGGGAGAAGCATTCACATCTTTAAAAGATGGAGTAATGCACGCGTGCGGGCACGATGCGCACACTTCCATGCTGCTCCATGCCGGCAAAGTACTAAATGAGAACAAAGACAAAATTAAAGGAACGATACTGTTAATATTCCAGCCTGCGGAAGAACTGTCGCCGACCGGCGGAGCGAAACGCATGATGGAAGACGGCGTATTTAATGAATATAAACCGGATATGCTGCTTGCACAGCACGTCTGGCCGGACCTTGAAGTCGGTCAGTTCGGTGTGATGGCAGGTCCGATTATGGGGAATTCCGACAGATTTAAAATTAAAATTACCGGTTCCGGCGGACATGCATCAATGCCGCACAGTACGACGGATGCGATTATCGTCGGCAACCAGGTTGTCAGTGCACTGCAGACTATCGTCAGCAGAAATGCGGACCCGATGAAACCGGCAGTCGTTACTGTAGGCCGGTTCGATGCCGGAACTAAACATAACGTTATTGCTGAAACTGCGATACTGGAAGGAACGATCCGCACACAGTCGGATGATACGAAGGCACTCGCTAAAAAACGTTTCTTTGAAATCGTTGAACAGGTCACGTCAGCGATGGGAGCGAGTGCGGAAATTGAATTTTTCGACGGCTATCCGGCGACTGTAAATGATACAGAGTGGGCGGCACAGCTGAAGAAATCAATTAATAATCTGTACGGTGAAAAAGCAACACCGGCGGTTCTGCCGAGTCTCGCAGGTGAAGACTTCAGCAGATTCCTGCAGGAATATCCGGGAGTGTATTACTGGCTCGGAACATCTGTCGGTGAGGGACAGAAACCTCTCCATAATCCCGGATTCAAATTGAACGAAGATGCGTTTGAATACGGCATTACTGCTATGATCCACATGGCGCTGGATTCACTTGAGAAGCTGGCGGTGGAATAA
- a CDS encoding GNAT family N-acetyltransferase encodes MNFVKLNLNNIGEIMALQDSVYEFLEQKEVLEKLTQEEFEKCLEQGYVAGVYADDELIALRMMYIPSLDEEEHLADDVGVPRERSIYSEISLVKPEHRGQKLQMRMGEYLIEQVRQSGDFDYIFSTVMPVNLASLKDKFKLGFKIMRTRLKYGGKRRHILYLPLNEEVEIKGEVLNVKYDNYDWMMNAGQSYIGDSLQDDFIAYYKK; translated from the coding sequence ATGAACTTTGTAAAACTTAACTTAAATAATATCGGGGAAATTATGGCGCTGCAGGATTCGGTTTACGAATTTCTTGAACAGAAGGAAGTACTTGAAAAACTAACACAGGAAGAATTTGAAAAATGCCTTGAGCAGGGGTACGTTGCAGGGGTGTATGCCGACGATGAACTGATTGCACTGCGTATGATGTATATTCCATCGCTGGATGAAGAAGAGCACCTGGCTGACGATGTCGGTGTGCCGAGAGAACGTTCAATTTACTCGGAAATTTCACTCGTGAAACCTGAACACCGTGGACAGAAGCTTCAGATGAGAATGGGCGAATATTTAATTGAACAGGTGCGTCAAAGCGGCGACTTCGATTATATATTTTCTACGGTTATGCCGGTCAATCTCGCAAGCTTAAAAGATAAATTTAAGCTCGGCTTTAAAATTATGAGAACGCGTCTGAAATACGGCGGCAAACGCCGTCATATTTTATATCTGCCTCTGAATGAAGAAGTGGAAATTAAAGGCGAAGTATTAAATGTAAAATACGATAACTACGACTGGATGATGAACGCCGGACAGAGCTATATCGGTGATTCGCTGCAGGATGATTTTATCGCTTATTACAAAAAATAA
- a CDS encoding alpha/beta hydrolase, with translation MEIKKFKVGNYHAEVTALLGDSGVKFEAKPAVVICPGGSYMYVSKREAEPIAYDFLAQGYQVFILRYSTIGSMIEAEGRTAERDEMYKIASMVEPDKVLGSEFPNPLIELALTLAHIRENIHEYNVDSDNIGVLGFSAGGHLAASLGVHWNQEWLGELTGKESRWYRPNFQVLGYPILDYDMNRIIAEERGIGDPQYMSMASRMVFGGTIEDDILDKATVKNYVSKNTPPTFLWHTGEDRLVFIKNSLDFADALEQHNVPWELHTFHKGDHGLSVATNITGKVNPHVQKWVPLMFEWLDEIT, from the coding sequence ATGGAAATCAAAAAGTTTAAAGTGGGTAATTATCATGCAGAAGTCACAGCATTGCTCGGAGATTCCGGCGTAAAGTTTGAAGCGAAGCCGGCGGTCGTTATTTGTCCCGGCGGCAGCTACATGTACGTGTCAAAACGCGAAGCGGAGCCGATTGCGTATGACTTTCTGGCACAGGGCTATCAGGTGTTTATCCTGCGTTACTCGACAATCGGTTCGATGATTGAAGCAGAAGGCAGAACAGCGGAAAGAGACGAAATGTACAAAATTGCCTCTATGGTTGAGCCGGATAAAGTTCTCGGGTCCGAATTCCCGAATCCGTTAATCGAACTGGCATTAACTCTCGCACATATCAGAGAGAACATTCACGAGTATAATGTAGATTCTGATAATATCGGTGTATTGGGATTTTCAGCCGGCGGGCACCTTGCTGCAAGTCTCGGCGTCCACTGGAATCAGGAATGGCTCGGTGAACTGACCGGCAAAGAATCGAGATGGTACCGTCCGAACTTTCAGGTGCTCGGTTATCCGATTCTCGATTACGATATGAACAGAATTATTGCAGAGGAACGCGGTATCGGAGATCCGCAGTATATGTCTATGGCGAGCCGCATGGTATTCGGCGGAACGATCGAAGACGATATTCTCGATAAGGCAACCGTAAAAAACTACGTTTCAAAAAACACGCCGCCGACATTTTTATGGCATACGGGAGAAGACAGACTCGTATTTATTAAAAACTCGCTGGACTTTGCAGATGCACTGGAACAGCACAATGTGCCGTGGGAACTGCATACGTTCCATAAAGGCGATCACGGCTTAAGTGTCGCGACGAATATTACAGGAAAAGTCAATCCGCACGTCCAAAAATGGGTGCCGTTAATGTTCGAATGGCTGGATGAGATCACATAA
- the queF gene encoding preQ(1) synthase, whose translation MTEDYSKDLSLLGNQNVEYKFDYNPEILETFENGHPGRDYFVKFNCPEFTTLCPMTGQPDFATIYISYIPDVKMVESKALKLYLFSFRNHGGFHENSINMIVDDLVELMDPKYIEVWGKFTPRGGISIDPYVNYGRPGTKYETMADHRMMNHDMYPETVDNR comes from the coding sequence ATGACTGAAGATTATTCCAAAGATTTAAGTCTGCTTGGAAATCAGAACGTGGAATATAAATTTGATTATAATCCAGAAATACTGGAAACATTTGAGAACGGACATCCCGGCCGTGACTACTTTGTGAAATTTAACTGCCCGGAGTTTACAACACTCTGCCCGATGACGGGCCAGCCGGATTTTGCAACGATTTATATCAGTTACATTCCGGATGTGAAGATGGTTGAAAGCAAGGCATTGAAATTATACTTATTCAGCTTCCGCAACCACGGCGGATTTCACGAAAACAGCATCAACATGATTGTCGATGATCTCGTTGAACTGATGGATCCGAAATACATCGAAGTATGGGGTAAGTTCACACCGCGCGGCGGCATTTCAATAGACCCCTACGTAAACTACGGACGTCCGGGTACGAAATACGAGACGATGGCGGACCACCGCATGATGAATCACGACATGTATCCGGAAACTGTAGACAACAGATAA
- a CDS encoding queuosine precursor transporter, producing MIFYLTALFAGLLVVSNILAVKVFTVLGFDLPAAVIVYMATFLITDVIGEVYGKKMAARAIRAGFIAQLIVLFFIYIAVEVPPAPFFEMQTEYEMILGGSFQVIIASLVSYLVSQNLDVLIFHKLKERHGRRHLWLRNNFSAVITQFADTSIFIVIAFIGTVPPNILISMIFMQYIAKIIIVLLDTPIVYLLVGIARKQLDKERAMLMEVTEKVN from the coding sequence TTGATATTTTATTTGACCGCATTATTTGCAGGACTGCTCGTCGTATCAAACATACTGGCAGTTAAAGTATTTACAGTTCTGGGATTTGATTTACCCGCAGCTGTCATCGTCTATATGGCAACATTTTTAATAACGGATGTCATCGGTGAAGTATACGGAAAGAAAATGGCAGCCCGTGCCATACGCGCAGGCTTTATCGCGCAGCTTATCGTATTATTTTTCATTTACATAGCAGTTGAAGTACCCCCTGCCCCGTTTTTTGAAATGCAGACCGAATACGAAATGATTTTAGGCGGCAGTTTCCAGGTTATAATTGCGAGCCTCGTGTCGTACTTGGTCAGCCAGAACCTTGATGTATTGATATTTCATAAATTAAAAGAACGCCACGGCAGACGTCATTTGTGGCTCCGCAATAACTTTTCCGCAGTCATTACACAATTTGCCGATACGAGCATATTTATCGTCATTGCATTTATCGGCACAGTACCGCCGAACATACTGATCAGCATGATTTTTATGCAGTACATCGCGAAAATTATTATCGTGCTCCTCGATACCCCGATTGTGTATCTTCTCGTCGGTATTGCACGCAAACAACTCGATAAAGAACGCGCGATGCTGATGGAGGTCACAGAGAAAGTGAATTGA
- a CDS encoding ABC transporter permease, producing MKLNNFIIKNFLRNLNNYTLYIFALVFSVALFFSLLTLTLDEAAMKEISNSTAMSSLFTVGSVTVVIIIILFVMFANLIFIKRRHKELALFQLIGMNRSKVFRILIVENFMIYFGSLIGGILLGFFISRLLLMLLLKIMRVDMMVEMNFSPLAVLITASVFVFIFIVLMIQNYVFLKRSSLIKLLKLNKTSESAGKPVGMLTIIFGITGILMIAAGYYMSQTMFEQTMKSPFLLPVFMVSILVLTILGTYFTFKYSVAFILNMFRKSKNGRVNVSDVLSVTSVMFKMRSNSFLLTMITVITAISITAMSLSYITYYSTEKMLDSRSPYDYTVNSTEDIDFYEKLLTENGYEIDRMEKTFMHYNVMATEDNTDVELNGMESVGIVVASDTEFSGFDVSANETHVTGTLAVLDMFMSFKEGDPVTFTDGEGYERTVEVTETMSEGVLPAYLSFGMPVLIVDEAVYQELTKHQPEPDTDFEMPSELYAFNIAGGDEQEVYDLMNDDAHPSFESKLKEYNEMVELSGMMTFIIGFLGFAFLLTSGCILYFKQIDECEDEKGSYNVLRKLGFSEGEILKGLALKMIISFGIPLIIGLLHSLFAVKSGWFIFGIEMWTPTLIVVGVYTMLYSIFALMSLGYYKKVVRKSI from the coding sequence ATGAAGCTCAATAATTTTATCATTAAAAACTTCTTACGTAACCTGAACAACTATACGCTGTATATTTTTGCGCTCGTATTCAGTGTCGCACTGTTTTTCTCACTCCTGACATTAACGCTCGATGAAGCGGCTATGAAGGAAATATCAAACAGCACGGCGATGAGTTCACTGTTTACAGTCGGTTCGGTCACTGTCGTCATTATTATAATTCTGTTTGTCATGTTTGCGAATTTAATCTTTATTAAACGCCGTCATAAAGAACTGGCATTGTTTCAGCTGATCGGGATGAACCGCAGCAAAGTGTTCAGAATACTGATCGTAGAAAATTTTATGATTTACTTCGGCAGCTTAATCGGCGGAATATTGCTCGGATTCTTTATTTCAAGACTGCTCTTAATGCTGCTGTTGAAAATTATGCGGGTTGATATGATGGTTGAAATGAACTTTTCGCCATTGGCCGTACTGATTACAGCATCGGTATTTGTCTTTATATTTATCGTGCTGATGATTCAGAACTACGTGTTTTTAAAACGTTCATCATTAATTAAACTGCTGAAGTTAAATAAAACATCGGAAAGTGCAGGGAAACCGGTCGGCATGCTGACAATTATTTTTGGCATTACCGGTATTCTGATGATTGCAGCCGGATATTACATGTCGCAGACGATGTTTGAACAAACGATGAAAAGCCCGTTTCTGCTTCCTGTTTTCATGGTATCGATACTCGTTCTCACGATACTCGGTACGTATTTCACATTTAAATATTCAGTTGCTTTCATTCTGAATATGTTCCGTAAAAGCAAAAACGGCCGTGTGAATGTGAGCGACGTTTTATCAGTAACAAGTGTAATGTTTAAAATGCGTTCCAACTCATTTCTGCTCACGATGATTACAGTTATTACTGCAATCAGTATTACGGCAATGTCGCTGTCTTATATTACTTATTATTCGACGGAAAAAATGCTCGACAGCAGATCGCCGTATGACTACACGGTCAACAGTACTGAAGATATCGATTTTTACGAAAAACTGCTGACGGAAAATGGCTATGAAATCGACAGAATGGAAAAAACATTCATGCATTACAACGTCATGGCGACAGAAGATAACACTGATGTTGAACTCAATGGCATGGAATCTGTTGGAATAGTGGTGGCGAGCGATACAGAATTTTCCGGTTTTGATGTTTCTGCAAACGAAACACACGTTACAGGGACGCTTGCTGTCCTCGATATGTTTATGTCATTTAAAGAAGGAGATCCGGTCACTTTCACTGACGGAGAAGGATATGAAAGAACAGTTGAAGTGACTGAAACGATGAGTGAAGGTGTTCTGCCTGCATACCTGTCATTCGGAATGCCCGTCCTGATTGTGGATGAGGCAGTGTATCAGGAACTCACGAAACATCAGCCGGAACCGGATACTGATTTTGAAATGCCGTCAGAACTGTATGCATTTAATATAGCGGGCGGGGATGAACAGGAAGTATACGATCTGATGAATGATGACGCACACCCGTCATTTGAATCTAAGCTGAAAGAGTACAATGAGATGGTCGAGTTATCCGGTATGATGACATTTATCATCGGGTTTTTAGGGTTCGCATTTCTGTTAACATCGGGATGCATCCTGTACTTTAAACAGATCGATGAATGTGAAGACGAGAAAGGCAGCTACAATGTGCTGCGTAAACTCGGCTTCTCAGAGGGAGAAATCTTAAAAGGACTTGCCTTGAAGATGATTATCTCATTCGGAATACCGTTAATTATCGGACTGCTGCACTCTCTGTTTGCAGTTAAATCCGGATGGTTTATTTTCGGAATTGAGATGTGGACGCCGACACTGATTGTCGTTGGTGTTTACACAATGCTTTATTCCATATTCGCACTGATGTCGCTTGGGTACTACAAAAAAGTCGTGCGGAAAAGTATATAG